In Babylonia areolata isolate BAREFJ2019XMU chromosome 19, ASM4173473v1, whole genome shotgun sequence, a single window of DNA contains:
- the LOC143293419 gene encoding uncharacterized protein LOC143293419 isoform X1, which translates to MSDRRKMDRSIEDGNNPFAVYGDYNKSISVLVEPEDGEEGDTTTGDKLQLRLLLLENKQRSELMWRQVTAFQDKVAICFESFKPETLLLHVRMLASLPNQNSLLAGTIHSLARLRMVVQQQLRRASMRSDGSIYFAAQQESSIVARCTQYFVWFFDFMDYLNELHSNFVERIFLPLFKFFHEISFLGSQGRASTSGSTFSKLSQFSLDSGDTEDNDNNNGLNGGGGGGGGGGGGRGSSEVDVGDEDCAMVDTARRRAQSKTALMLLSKEFVDIRTLYDTTEIDRVAQRLSFLKDQVDFMLEEEDELDPDLFSLESGQLLYPLHMDEGTENLVRLPLDLLVRFRKAVWLARRWLELYDKRTHDLNTKLQKVLTLEDNLNRRLHSLNGDIVQHERQLEKRTEELHRLMTREERSEALGFTLYDLDAKGNTLKQQLEQLRKRRDAISSRILDVTRKGHAHHYRTIKLEFEKNKLHRYLLERQLAAVNYQRQLCEQDRHVELQVRPSLIRFTNHVQDTCERLEQTIRDRKQERDNIRNALLPIQEDRQKLRDKLSRSSSMREGRASSGKSGLRTGEAKFVRTYNATQRHARLSRADSAAKPLKPLRVPGWMSPPQW; encoded by the exons ATGTCAGATCGCCGCAAAATGGATCGATCCATTGAGGATGGCAACAATCCCTTTGCAGTGTATGGAGATTACAACAAATCAATTTCAGT ACTGGTGGAGCCAGaagatggggaggaaggggacACCACCACGGGCGATAAACTGCAG ctACGACTGCTGCTCCTGGAGAACAAACAACGCAGCGAGCTCATGTGGCGACAGGTGACGGCTTTCCAGGACAAGGTCGCCATCTGCTTCGAGAGCTTCAAGCCGGAGACCCTGCTGCTGCACGTGCGGATGCTGGCCTCGCTGCCCAACCAGAACAGCCTGCTGGCCGGCACCATCCACTCCCTGGCCAGACTCCGGATGGTGGTGCAGCAGCAACTGCGTCGCGCCAGCATGCGCTCGGACGGGTCCATCTACTTCGCGGCCCAGCAGGAGTCGTCCATCGTCGCCCGCTGCACGCAGTACTTCGTCTGGTTCTTCGACTTCATGGACTATCTCAACGAGCTGCACTCCAACTTCGTGGAGCGCATCTTCCTGCCGCTGTTCAAGTTCTTCCACGAGATCAGCTTCCTGGGCAGTCAGGGCAGGGCGTCCACCTCGGGCTCCACCTTCTCCAAGCTGAGCCAGTTTTCCTTGGACAGCGGGGACACTGaggacaacgataacaacaatgggttgaacggtggtggtggtggtggtggtggtggtggtggtggtagaggcaGCAGCGAGGTGGATGTCGGGGATGAGGACTGTGCCATGGTGGACACGGCCAGGAGAAGGGCCCAGTCCAAGACGGCCCTGATGCTGCTGAGCAAAGAGTTTGTGGACATCAGGACTCTGTACGACACCACGGAGATTGACCGCGTGGCGCAGAGGTTGTCCTTCCTCAAAGACCAG GTAGACTTCATGctagaggaggaggacgagctgGACCCTGACCTGTTCAGCCTGGAGAGCGGCCAGCTGCTGTACCCCCTGCACATGGACGAGGGCACCGAGAACCTGGTCCGCCTGCCCCTCGACCTGCTGGTCAGGTTCCGCAAGGCCGTGTGGCTGGCCCGCCGCTGGCTGGAGCTCTACGACAAGAGGACCCACGACCTCAACACTAAGCTGCAGAAGGTGCTCACCCTGGAGGACAACCTCAACCGCCGGCTTCACTCCCTGAACGGGGACATTGTGCAGCACGAGCGGCAGCTGGAGAAGCGGACTGAGGAGCTCCACCGCCTGATGACCCGCGAGGAGCGCAGCGAGGCTCTCGGCTTCACGCTGTACGACCTGGACGCCAAGGGCAACACCCTGAAGCAGCAGCTGGAGCAGCTCCGCAAGCGGAGGGACGCCATCTCCTCCAGGATCCTCGACGTGACCCGAAAGGGCCACGCCCACCATTACCGCACCATCAAGCTGGAGTTCGAGAAGAACAAGCTGCACCGCTATCTGCTGGAGCGGCAGCTGGCCGCCGTCAACTACCAGCGACAGCTGTGCGAGCAGGACCGGCACGTGGAGCTCCAGGTCAGGCCCAGTCTCATCCGCTTCACCAACCACGTGCAGGACACGTGCGAGCGCCTGGAGCAGACGATCCGGGACCGGAAACAGGAACGGGACAACATCCGGAACGCCCTGCTGCCCATCCAGGAGGACCGGCAGAAGCTGAGAGACAAGCTGTCCAGAAGCAGCTCCATGAGGGAGGGCAGGGCCTCCTCGGGCAAGTCAGGACTGCGCACAGGTGAAGCCAAGTTTGTGAGGACTTACAATGCCACGCAGCGACACGCTAGACTTTCCCGTGCGGACTCTGCTGCAAAGCCTTTAAAGCCTCTCCGTGTGCCTGGTTGGATGTCGCCACCACAGTGGTGA
- the LOC143293419 gene encoding uncharacterized protein LOC143293419 isoform X2, translating into MELVNLDTKLVEPEDGEEGDTTTGDKLQLRLLLLENKQRSELMWRQVTAFQDKVAICFESFKPETLLLHVRMLASLPNQNSLLAGTIHSLARLRMVVQQQLRRASMRSDGSIYFAAQQESSIVARCTQYFVWFFDFMDYLNELHSNFVERIFLPLFKFFHEISFLGSQGRASTSGSTFSKLSQFSLDSGDTEDNDNNNGLNGGGGGGGGGGGGRGSSEVDVGDEDCAMVDTARRRAQSKTALMLLSKEFVDIRTLYDTTEIDRVAQRLSFLKDQVDFMLEEEDELDPDLFSLESGQLLYPLHMDEGTENLVRLPLDLLVRFRKAVWLARRWLELYDKRTHDLNTKLQKVLTLEDNLNRRLHSLNGDIVQHERQLEKRTEELHRLMTREERSEALGFTLYDLDAKGNTLKQQLEQLRKRRDAISSRILDVTRKGHAHHYRTIKLEFEKNKLHRYLLERQLAAVNYQRQLCEQDRHVELQVRPSLIRFTNHVQDTCERLEQTIRDRKQERDNIRNALLPIQEDRQKLRDKLSRSSSMREGRASSGKSGLRTGEAKFVRTYNATQRHARLSRADSAAKPLKPLRVPGWMSPPQW; encoded by the exons ACTGGTGGAGCCAGaagatggggaggaaggggacACCACCACGGGCGATAAACTGCAG ctACGACTGCTGCTCCTGGAGAACAAACAACGCAGCGAGCTCATGTGGCGACAGGTGACGGCTTTCCAGGACAAGGTCGCCATCTGCTTCGAGAGCTTCAAGCCGGAGACCCTGCTGCTGCACGTGCGGATGCTGGCCTCGCTGCCCAACCAGAACAGCCTGCTGGCCGGCACCATCCACTCCCTGGCCAGACTCCGGATGGTGGTGCAGCAGCAACTGCGTCGCGCCAGCATGCGCTCGGACGGGTCCATCTACTTCGCGGCCCAGCAGGAGTCGTCCATCGTCGCCCGCTGCACGCAGTACTTCGTCTGGTTCTTCGACTTCATGGACTATCTCAACGAGCTGCACTCCAACTTCGTGGAGCGCATCTTCCTGCCGCTGTTCAAGTTCTTCCACGAGATCAGCTTCCTGGGCAGTCAGGGCAGGGCGTCCACCTCGGGCTCCACCTTCTCCAAGCTGAGCCAGTTTTCCTTGGACAGCGGGGACACTGaggacaacgataacaacaatgggttgaacggtggtggtggtggtggtggtggtggtggtggtggtagaggcaGCAGCGAGGTGGATGTCGGGGATGAGGACTGTGCCATGGTGGACACGGCCAGGAGAAGGGCCCAGTCCAAGACGGCCCTGATGCTGCTGAGCAAAGAGTTTGTGGACATCAGGACTCTGTACGACACCACGGAGATTGACCGCGTGGCGCAGAGGTTGTCCTTCCTCAAAGACCAG GTAGACTTCATGctagaggaggaggacgagctgGACCCTGACCTGTTCAGCCTGGAGAGCGGCCAGCTGCTGTACCCCCTGCACATGGACGAGGGCACCGAGAACCTGGTCCGCCTGCCCCTCGACCTGCTGGTCAGGTTCCGCAAGGCCGTGTGGCTGGCCCGCCGCTGGCTGGAGCTCTACGACAAGAGGACCCACGACCTCAACACTAAGCTGCAGAAGGTGCTCACCCTGGAGGACAACCTCAACCGCCGGCTTCACTCCCTGAACGGGGACATTGTGCAGCACGAGCGGCAGCTGGAGAAGCGGACTGAGGAGCTCCACCGCCTGATGACCCGCGAGGAGCGCAGCGAGGCTCTCGGCTTCACGCTGTACGACCTGGACGCCAAGGGCAACACCCTGAAGCAGCAGCTGGAGCAGCTCCGCAAGCGGAGGGACGCCATCTCCTCCAGGATCCTCGACGTGACCCGAAAGGGCCACGCCCACCATTACCGCACCATCAAGCTGGAGTTCGAGAAGAACAAGCTGCACCGCTATCTGCTGGAGCGGCAGCTGGCCGCCGTCAACTACCAGCGACAGCTGTGCGAGCAGGACCGGCACGTGGAGCTCCAGGTCAGGCCCAGTCTCATCCGCTTCACCAACCACGTGCAGGACACGTGCGAGCGCCTGGAGCAGACGATCCGGGACCGGAAACAGGAACGGGACAACATCCGGAACGCCCTGCTGCCCATCCAGGAGGACCGGCAGAAGCTGAGAGACAAGCTGTCCAGAAGCAGCTCCATGAGGGAGGGCAGGGCCTCCTCGGGCAAGTCAGGACTGCGCACAGGTGAAGCCAAGTTTGTGAGGACTTACAATGCCACGCAGCGACACGCTAGACTTTCCCGTGCGGACTCTGCTGCAAAGCCTTTAAAGCCTCTCCGTGTGCCTGGTTGGATGTCGCCACCACAGTGGTGA
- the LOC143294050 gene encoding proteasome activator complex subunit 3-like: MAAKETAKSKKVADFIENFKKETEALVTDIFPQKVLDIEEIYQKMVAEKKSDVHASINIPIPEAASLKEDDSDEPTTKKRKLDANGSDSLPAAVPSGTPVLVFPNGKVPYNAFIHKWAESIKPLITDLMEHANMVKMWISFLIPKIEDGNNFGVSIQEDTMAEARQVETESATYLDQLSRYYISRAKIISRIAKYPHVEDYRQSIRELDEKQLICLRLTLCEMRNHYASLHDIIHKNMEKIKKPRSGNAENLY, encoded by the exons ATGGCAGCAAAGGAGACAGCAAAATCGAAGAAG GTCGCAGATTTCATCGAGAATTTCAAAAAAGAA ACTGAAGCTCTGGTGACAGATATTTTCCCACAGAAAGTGCTGGACATTGAAGAGATTTACCAG AAAATGGTTGCGGAAAAGAAGAGTGATGTCCATGCCTCCATCAACATTCCAATTCCAGAGGCTGCATCTCTCAAAGAAGATGACTCAGATGAG CCAACCACCAAGAAAAGGAAGTTGGATGCTAATGGCAGTGACAGTCTTCCTGCTGCTGTTCCTTCAG GTACACCAGTGCTTGTGTTTCCCAATGGGAAGGTGCCGTACAATGCCTTTATCCACAAATGGGCAGAAAGCATCAAACCTCTGATCACAGACCTCATGGAGCATGCCAACATG GTGAAAATGTGGATCAGTTTTCTGATACCCAAAATCGAAGATGGCAACAACTTTGGGGTCTCAATTCAG GAAGACACTATGGCAGAAGCACGACAGGTGGAGACAGAGTCAGCCACTTACCTTGATCAGCTGTCTCGATACTACATTTCCCGAGCAAAAATCATCTCCAGGATTGCCAAGTACCCACATGTG GAGGACTACCGCCAGTCAATCCGCGAACTGGATGAAAAACAGTTGATTTGTCTGAGGCTGACGCTATGCGAGATGAGGAATCACTAC GCCAGCCTGCATGACATCATTCACAAGAACATGGAGAAGATCAAGAAGCCACGCTCTGGGAATGCAGAGAACTTGTACTAG
- the LOC143294051 gene encoding uncharacterized protein LOC143294051 codes for MGGISVAQGIMDSAAADDEYVSSTMGGLSNVTPDDHPLSTLQPGDRTTATGSGTQTDVMLVSSLGSTWDASEGISDVTTAVYTPPTLSATQRGCRCVSVKELKKIMDTQKPRDMVELVQSLMLKKDNLSATRRRYTSAPDSRHSSQMMGVVGIVVCALPLLFTLLIDFMRQWPHDPAVTYGVRDRHGFI; via the exons ATGGGAGGAATATCAGTTGCCCAAGGCATCATGGACTCTGCTGCAGCAGATGATGAGTATGTCAGCAGCACTATGGGTGGTCTGAGCAATGTCACCCCAGATGACCATCCCCTCAGCACACTACAGCCTGGGGACAGGACAACAGCAACAGGCAGTGGTACACAGACTGACGTCATGTTGGTCAGCTCACTGGGGTCCACCTGGGACGCATCAGAAGGTATATCTGACGTCACTACTGCAGTGTACACACCACCCACATTGTCTGCGACACAAAGAGGCTGCCGCTGTGTGTCCGTGAAAGAATTGAAGAAAATT ATGGATACTCAGAAACCCAGGGACATGGTGGAGCTAGTCCAATCTCTGATGCTGAAGAAGGACAACCTGTCGGCCACAAGACGCCGGTACACCAGTGCCCCCGACTCTCGCCACAGCTCGCAGATGATGGGCGTTGTGGGCATCGTGGTGTGTGCTCTGCCCCTGCTCTTCACGCTGCTCATCGACTTCATGAGACAGTGGCCACATGACCCCGCGGTCACCTATGGGGTTCGTGACCGTCATGGCTTCATCTAA